The genomic stretch TCCACCAACAACGGTTTCACCAAAACTTGTTTCATCATAAATCATAGTACCACCAATAATTGGTTTCGTCTACAAAAAGTAAACCGACTAGTATTGCTTGAtacaaaattgatgaaatgaaagcaacaaacagttgagtttcaatGAGAACAATCCCATAAATTTGCCAACAATACTGGTTTCGTCGACAAAATAGGTtgtaccaaaaataaataagaaaaagaaagatattaaatatatgatgaagaattcaaaggtAGTCCAGGTGATACCTTTTTTTCCAGGTTTCTATGAAAACGTTGTATAACAATTAAGCTTCTTGGGCAATTCATTGTTGTTTGTGGAAAGCAACCTGCAGCCCTGTAGTACCACTTTATATGTAAGTACTAAACAATCCAGACAGAAAGAATGTGAAAATTTTAGGTCCACTTCAATTATAAACTTCCCATGTGAAACACAAACTGTGGAAATGAATAACTAAATAAATGTGTACCATTCTTAATTGTTCCAAGAACTTTATATAATAAATAATATCTCAGTGAACGGTTTTGAGAGCTATAGAGGGAAcccttaaaaaaaattatatcctTCCAAACTCCACAAATCGAGCTCTCATTAATCAAATGCAATCCCACAAATTAGCCCAAGCCTTATACCATCTTAAACTGGACTTTCACATTTCTTTTTACCCAAAGCCATCACCTAAAGGAAGCCGCTGTTCTTATATTTCGGACAACGTCGTTAGCAACTTGACTTGCTTCCTCATACAACGTATTCAACCATTACATGTAAAAAGATAACTTTTGCACAACCAAGATCGCGAATTAGAAGTAAAAAAATAACATGTATATAAACCATGTAACGGATTCTCATTTATACCTAAATCACTTATGAGTCTTTTGATTAAGCTACACACGACAATGACAAAGGAATATATTTTTGATGcagatgaaaaaaatgaaacaaagttAGTTTCACctataaaaattaaaataaaattacatgaaATCAAAATCGCTTTcaccaaaattagatgaaaccgaaattggtttcatcaaaaattcaCTCATGAGtgttttaatttgccttttccaaCACTTTCAGAGAACTATTGTGTTGGTGTATATGTTTACATACCAAACATCATCTCTTGTAAGTGCTTGAGCTAAAATTATCATTAACACAACGAATCAATCAAACTGAAACAATCATGACTTCAAATTCAGATCTAAAATTCATTGGAATGTAAAATCAATTCAacccaaaaaaaaccaaaatcgggTCCAAACCATCATAAAAATATAAACCCAATGGCAGATTTAACAAAGATGACCAAAATTTTATCTCAAtttcaaaaaaagaaatcaaatggATTCAACAGAAACTCATATAAAATTATAATTCAACAACAACTCGTATGAAATCAAGTAGGAAATTAGCACCAGATTGAAGTCATGGTTTGTGGTTGTACAACcactattgaagaagtgaatcaatGGAGATGAGCACCAGATTCCCAATTCACCAAACAATATGTTGATTTGTTGTTATTTTACTGACATCCaattcctctttttcttcttctacttcaagTTATTTGGAACTCTAAGTTCTACAGTGATATGGTGTTGACGGAGGAATAAATAAACCCTAAAGAAGTTAAGGAGGAGGTGATGGTGGTCTTGGAAATGGTCGTCGATTTGGTGGTGGTACGGAACGAAAATGAGGTGATAGATCTGAacataaaaatagaagaaaaagaaacggatctGTTCGTGGAGGAGACGGAGGAGACAAAGGTGTTGCTGATGGTGGTAACAGAGGTGTTGCTTCTGGTTTTCGCGGAGctatttgttgctgctggtggtgatgatggtggggaGAAGGAggcggaagaaagaagaaaaaagaaaagagagaagaagaagaagaaatgaagataaaaagggtatgtttggatttttaaaaaataataaaaactaaatttactcaTTATTATTTGACATGGGGTTTTTGTGCCACTTTTTAATCAAatagtttttatttattaaaaataatatggttggattttttgtaccacaagtttggtcacctaggggttttgtcactagttttgtttatttaatacctaatctaccctcttaattaattttacgttatgattagtgaatgatttagttaaaaacaattagtgagattaaattaaaagatggatttattattagttgagtaaaattattgagagagtagagttagagaagatgaaggagaaaaacatggaaaataattttttttccaattcactaagtttggtagttatgtttatattcgttacgtaggtttTTTAAAATggttttcaacggtataaaatttacgaaaaaccgtgatatagtttaagagataaatcatttctaagttttactaacatccttgtcttaaaaattgtgcaaactagaCGGAgggaatatctttttcgctgGATTGAAACATTCTTTACTACTACTCTTCTGAATAACCAAGCCTTTATTCAAAATCACCAACCTCTGTCTTAAGACATTTCATCAAagtccacatcaaatgcagaGATAAAAGCTTCGCTGATGCTGTCATGAAAAGCTCTGCAAgtgtttttatatatttatttgcTTGCTTTAAAAATTATGTTTGAGAGTTTTATCAAAGGAATTCAAAATTGTTAAGAGAACTGAAGCGCGGTGGAAATTCTTAAGATCTAATGATCCGGTTCTTGAACTCAATAGCTTATAAGTTAAAATCAAGTCTGTGAGTCAATTAGATTGTAACGTAACTAGAGCAAGCAAAAATACATATTGCGCATGTTTAGTCCAGACTTTAGGTTAGTGTCTCTGGTGCACAATTCAGTGGTCAATCCATTTTATTACTCTTCTACTATCACACCAAGATGTTTGGGCTGaaataaacaaaataatcaaGAACCAAACACAACTACTTGTCAGTCATCAAATACGTTACACCCGTCGATAAAATGATAACCCTAACCTGAATATGGAGATCTCTAACCCTTTGTAAGTACATGTAGTAATAATAACCCTAAACTTAATGTGGAGATCTCTAACCCTTTTAAGTACAAGTAGTAAAATATTGCATCCAATTTGTGCCACCTCCGTTTGTGATAGATGCTTAAAAAACAATTTACCGTTTGTGCAGAGGAGGATTAAGAATGGGCTTAATTCTGTCCTGCCAACATGGTGTTTGAAGTATGTTGAGTCCATCGGAATATTTTCCTGCACAATTAACTGATGCACAAATAAACGATTATCCCTTGCACCTTGAAAATCCTCACTGTCCCTTGATATGAGCCACAACTTATTTTAATCTATTACTACGTACattgaaaggaaaaaaagaaaagaactcttCGAGTACAAAAAATGGATAATGTTTGGAATCTACAACTTGCATAAAGTATTCTCAAATACAAATGTACTTGGAGGAAGATGATTATGGAGTTCAAACATTAGCTAGTTGGGTGAGTCACCTAAGATTCTTTGCACATATCGATTGCGACTAGCTCCCTATATGTTCGACTAAGAGAAGTATTTGGAAGGATAAGATCATCACCCGTGACTTGAATGATGAAAGGAAAAGTTATTCGGAATGGGTCTACACTCCATGGAATTTACATTACCATGCATCTCTGGGACCTCAAAGGATTCTCTTCCATGATTGTCATTTTCAGGTATGTATATGCAGAAAGTACCAGCCAGCATCAAAAGTTGTATGTACAATCTCATTCACAGATTTATTTATCCAATAACCTAGTAATCAAACACAATTACAACTTTTTTTACATCAACATAATAGACTCTCAAGATACTGAACGTTTAATGTACAGGCAAACAATAAAGATACTCCTGAAACACACTATATAAACTACCCAAGTGCAagccaaaagaaataacaaaccctCATTATGACCTCTAGCTGAGTTAATATAACTTTCTTATACTCCATTATGTGTTTCAACTCACCTACTTGTAGTACTTATGTGAGTAAATTGCAAAGAAAAACAAGCTTAATGCACTTGAGAATGCTAATAACCAGTAGTATTTGTTTAGTTGGGCCTCGCTCATATCATCTGAGAACCAACTATGCTTTCCATTGCTATCACTTGTAAAAAACTCGATGAACGATATTAAGATTGCGCTAAGGAAGCTTCCAACACCAAAAACACTTAAATGTAAAGCCATTCCCATAGTTTTCAGCTTGTTAGGAACTTCGCTGTAGAAAAACTCCTGCATACCAACAACTGTAAAAACATCCGAAATACCCAAGAGGATATACTGGGGCAGTAACCAGAAAATGCATAATGGAACAGAATTCATGGTTGGTTCTCTTCTACTAATTTCAAGTCTTTTTGTCTCCACAATTGCTGCGATTGACATAGCAATTACTGATAAAAACATACCAAAACCCATCCTTTGCATCACACTCATCCCATTATCGCTTCCACTAATTATTCGATAAACTGGTGTTACTATTTTGTCATAGAAAGGCATTAACAGGATTATAGAAACATTTATCGCACTCTGTAATGTTGCTGGAGGGATCATAAAATGGTTACCGATATTCCTCTTCATCGTCATGCCTTGTTTTGTGAAGAAAGTAGCTGGTTGTTGAAAGATGATTGCAAACATTAATAGCATCCCCCATATTGGCAAGAGCCGCACTACAGATTTTGTTTCCTCAACTGTATCAACTACTGGTACTTCACCGTTAGGCTTGTTTACCATGTTGTCGGATTGTTGATCACCAGAGTGCTGGCTACATAGTGGTTTCTGCTGAGGCCTATAGATGACATGTAAAAACAAGAGTTCAAAACCAATATAACTCTACAGGAAATATTATTCATTTAAGAGAAAACAGTTTCCATCAATCGAAATAGAAGAGCTTACTCAAGTTCGCCTGCCTCTGCGTCAGATTGATTTGTGGGTAGGGCGACATAATCGCGATGCATTAACTTCTGTGCAGCACCCTTAATAGAGTTCACTAAGCTTTTTATCATGTTTGCGGTGCTACCTCTAACAGACTTGGGCTGTTGGTCGATAACTGTATAGAACCTAGTCCCACATGAGAAAGGAGTAACAGACATAGCCATGGCAATGCAAGGAATcgcaaaacctaatccccaacCAAATATTTCTTGAAGGTAGGACATTAGCGATACACCTAGCAAACTCCCGCTACATATACCAAAATACCACCATTTAAAGAACATACTTTTCATCCTTTCATTAGAAATATTTTCGTCATTTGCATCACCATCTTCGTTGTTGTTCGAAGTTGGTAACTGATTATCATTTTTCCTAAGTTGAAGTTGATCTGCTCCAAAGGCTTGCAAACATGGGTTGTATCCACCTTGTCCTAAAGCGATCAAAAATAGAGACAAAAACAGAGGAAAAGAAGACCATGGACTTGAACTAGTCTTTTCATGGTCATCAGTACTCTTAGCTATCCATTCCCATACCAGTGATGTTAATGTCATTGCCACCAGTCCCTACATTTATACAAttattaaccaaaaaaaaaaaacaatgtacaGTTAATCAGCTTTCTCAAAATTATACGAAGTGTTTAATGCGCCAACTAATTACTTACAGCAACATAAACAATAGAGGAGGAAAACATGGTAGAATATCTATCCAAATAGGAGTCTGCAAGAAATGCTCCAAACAACGGCAACAAGAATGAAATTCCAGCCCAACTGTTGACTGTTTTTGCCGCTGTTGAATTGCTCATCTTCATCACCTCCGTCAGATACGTTACAAGGTTCGAGGCAACACCTTTGAACGCAAACCTCTCTACACCAGCCACCACTACAgaataaaaaacagaaaaatatggTCTTAATTGGAGTATAATTctaaaacaaaggaaagaatataGCTTAGAAAGATAAAATAGATATCAAATTTCTCACCAATTATAAGAATACATGATTTGTTTAGCATGATAGACGGTAATCTCCCTCCACCTCTTACCATGACTTAACTCTTTCCTCCCCTCTCACTCTGTCGCTCTAGACAAGACTCAGTGTTCTCTGCACATGTTATTTTTGTGCTTGCTAGAAATCTGAAGTCACATAATCTATCACTCATTAAAAACAAGTTTAAAACCCACATGTCATTCTCCTTGACCGACATGTCATCCTCGTCAACCAACACTTATCTAGTACTTAATTAACAAATAATCAAAACTTAATCATCGGAGGGTATAATGACTTCGATGAAAGGAACATATATGGAAATCCATATTATGGAAGACTGAAAAGGTAGCatgaatcttaattttcaatagtATCTCATTGTTATTATATCATCATCCAATTGGATGCTAATTGTATATGAACTAGGCCGCCTGTTTCATTTTGTCGTGGTATATGTACTTAACTTGCTTCCTCTTGTCATTATACTTTTACTTTTGTTTCGTTTTTCatagaaaagaaacaaaaatctaaaCTCAATCGGAGTGTGGTACAAAAACAGCGTGATCATTCCGTATGCAAATAGAAATCAGAATACATACGTAATGATGTGTATGTATATGTATTGGTACATGTTGTATTTGCCTCCAAGAGAAACTAAAAAGAGTGCTTTCCTGGTTGATGAGTATTGAGTTTTTTATGGAATTCACATTACTTAATTAATTATGCGTCAAGTATATTCACCTTATTGATTTAAGAGTAACTTGGTGGATTTTCCTTGCTTCTTGCAGTCGTAAAGATGAATAATCGAGTTCCGAAGATTGAAAAACAATCTATATAGAGAATGTGGATTCAAGTTCATTGTTTAGAGAAAGGTTTACAGGTGCGTTTCTCTCAGCTTTGTTATCATCAATCAATGCAACAACAATTGGATGTTCCATCACAACTCTACAGTAAGGTTGCTTATCTGTAATTTTTCACTTTTGTAAAAAACATTTTCCATTTAACAACCTGTAATTTTATGAAATATAAACAGGAGTAGTCATTAACTATTCACTCACTCCAGGTCACGTCATAGATATCAATATCTGTAATACTATGTGACTGAACATACAATGCGAGACTTGTCATGCCATGTGACCACGCAAATCAATTCATAAGTTAATCAAAATGGAAACATATCTAAAAACTCACAAACATGAAGCTAAAATGGTTTCAATACAGAGAGAAATATAAACCTGAACATGGCAATGAATACTTGGACCATCATCTATTGATTGGTTTAAAATTCCAATACTTGCTAATACAAAATATAGGTCCAAGTCACAACAATTGGCACAGTAATCCACGTGACCATTTGTGCTGTCTTGATGAAATATCACAGCTAGCTATAGAGGTCATGATCATATATGTAATGGAGATAAGTGGACTGATCAATGATCATAGAAAAAGGTCGGTGGGAGGTAGGACTTCACAAAAGCACACCCCATCTCTCTGATTAATTAATTAACGTTAATATACTTTAAAGTATCCAAGTCACCGTACCATAACACCATAGTTTGTTTCACCGAAACAATAACCTCGGCCACATTCTAATCAAAACTGGCAAAAATGGGTTTCATCTTAAATCTTATTAATGGATCTTTGGAGCCTCAAAATAGCACAAGAATGAAACTATTACTACTACAACACTACTTTCTACAAATGACCAAAAAACAAAACTGATCACGTGAACATAAAAAGACATAATCTAAGTGTACGTacgtagaggtgtaaattgggctcCGTCACCACGAGTACAGCCCACCACAACACGCTAAAATCTGAGCACAGTCCAGTCCAGCACGTGATTTAGCCCAGCATGGCCCAACACGTTAATTTTGTGGGTTGGCTGGGTTAGCCTAATCAGCACAGTAGCACAACACGCGgcacggataagcacgtggcccaGCCCACCACAACACGTTAAGAAAACACGTAATAGCATGCACAAGTATACCATATAACAaggcataatacatcacattttgtgtatatttcacaaaagagtccctattctagctagtttttgacattttatgctggcttatttttataacaacacatataatacctacatatttggaaaatatatttcagtATCGATGTTATAATTTCGTTACATatatttgactagaacattaatttacacgacaatgatccaattttatattttatgggtTATTTCTCTTTATTGAACAAACTTGTTAATTTAACTTGAAATAATTTTACTTCTTAATATTTATTGAAAAaacgtgttatttctttttattgaacaaacttgttaattttacttgaaataatttcaaatgatatgttgtctattcaaattctcgtgataatgtccgacttTATGTATACATTAAGTGATTTTAAATTGTTTATAGCACGTATGCCAGCACGGCACATCACGACACGTTTATTCATGTGTTGTGATCATGGGATGTGCGgtgcctagcttttgactagtaaagcataGCACGACACAGcacgtttaaatcgttggcacagCACAGCACGACACATGGCACGTGAAGCATGTGACTTCGTGTGTCGGGATGTGTCGGGacgacacgttttacacctctgtACGTACATATACAACATAATTATGAAAATCtccaaggaaaataaaataacgtCTGTGAAGGCTAAGATTGTTTTCtaacaaaaggaaataaaaaaaaaaatcagaacatGGGATCCAAAGAAGAATATCTGGATGTGTTATGGTTGGATTAGAAGAATTTTCTTACGTAAATTTGGATTTACATGTACATTCACGGTTGGGCGGTTTTTTAATCGTAAGTGTTATACAATTAGTTAAGAATAAGACAAAACCTAACCGTGAATAATTCTGGAAGTCCAAATTTCTGCATTGTATATGTAGTTGTGGGAAATCTTATAACTACACccaaataatgataataatacaaatcttAAGTTATTTTGTTAACTCAAATATTAATGATATTATGCACCACTTTGATACTGCTCGTTTGATCTTGTAAAAATCTTCTATTATGAATGTACGTTACACTTATAATGGAATCACACTAGAATATAACATGACAATAATGAACATATAAATGAATTTTATGATGAACTAATCCCTTAGTTTATGCCTTCTTAGTGATTGCTCTCCCTCCTTTTTTATTCTATTTCTGATCCCTTACATAGGCGAGCTTATCAAATAAAGACAGTCTTAATTCACGTGCAAGATCTTAGTTGACTGATTATGTTTAGTTTATCTTATACGCCAGATTTTTGAAAACTGTCCCTATCTATCGGATTGATGCCTGTCTTTTCGCGCTTATTCCAGTACAGTGTTCAAGCTATTGTTTCACATGATCATTCGTTCATGCTTCATTATTATTCTCGTATGATTGTTTCTTCACCTTGTTATCTGGTAATTTCTATATATGTTTTCATGATTAGGGTTGTTTCAAACAAAGCGAAGTTTGTGTATTTGTCTTGTGCGATATTTCGCCCCCACATTTTATCTCTTCTCGCGTTATTTTTCCGTAAGTTGAATAATGCTAGAATTCTGGTCAAATTTGGCGCTACcatgtcttttctttttttctgtctTATCCGACATACTTCCATATTTTCCCCGTAACTACCACATGTTGACGGTTATTTCCTTCTCCTATTTCTTCTGCCAACTTaattcttcctcctcctcttctgtTATTTCTATCCATTACTGCTTTGAGTTTTTCCAACTATCTCAATATAGATCAGTTCGCGTCATCTTTTCCTACCTACCCTCTTCTGGcgtcttctccttcttccccATGTTCTACCCGGTTTCTTTCTCTATTACCGTGTCTTTGATCTTCGCGTTCTGAGTCATTTTCTCTCCCTCCATCATATCTTTGGTATTTGTGTTCCAGATTTTCTCTTCTTTCACGATTTCTTCACCTCTCTCTTCTCTCGTGATGACTCGTTTCTATGTCGCGTGCATCTTCCCTTTCTCGCTCTCTTTTGCGTACTCCAAATTCATATTCTTCTCTCCGATGCTTTTCTGAgcgtgaaaaatactataaccccctactatatgggttgaatatagagaagccccacaaaatggatctttatctatcaactccattctttcacattttgatatttctaggcccaaaacTTTAGAATTCAGGGCTTGTTAACAAATAATTTTTCTAATAATACCAAACCTGCCCTTTTGTATTTATACTAATAAAATTAGCTATAGATTCCGTTTTTcagttcattttttttcattctctCTCTCATTTGCTTTTACTCTCTCTCGGCTAGAAAATAGGAAGAGGAGAAACAACTTCTAATCGAGATTTTCAGTAAAATGTTTTTTCAAAATTTAGAtctaagatttacaaacaaagatAGTGATTACACCTAaattcaacatcaacatcacttGTTCCTGGGAGATTCAGTGAAAATCAATGGAAAAGAAATGATAATCATCAACAACAAATGAATCAGAAGATTCACATACAAAATGAAATCGAACATGTAAGTTTCGTTAACATTTCAGTTCTATAGCTAGATTTAATTCTTCGATTTTCAAATTTTTATTTCTGCAAgatcgttttatgattttgagaACTTTTAAAAGcttgatttcatcataaatatcttaTTGAACTTATAATTGGAGTCAGATCTGTCATCATCTCACCTTAATCTTACTATTgagaagaaaattttgaaaataaaattcaaaaaaaattctagggttcttGAACAAAATTCGATAGATCTTTTAATTTTTTATCTCGATCAAAAATCGGTTTTAAGATTTGAAATCAGTGAATCATTATCTCTTTTACCCATCTATTTGATAcgaattttatatactttgatTTTCGAACTGAGTTTTGCTCATCTCCAGTGTTACATattcttaaaagattatttttaGTTCAATCTATATGATTTGGTTGTTCAAATTTAAACATCATGATGTAGTACGATTTCAAGATTTAATATATTTGATCGAAATTTTATGTCAATTTTGTATCAGCTAATATCTTCTATAGGGCGTCAATTACTAGCAACGATGCTGTCAAATCCAAAAAACCTAAAGCT from Papaver somniferum cultivar HN1 unplaced genomic scaffold, ASM357369v1 unplaced-scaffold_131, whole genome shotgun sequence encodes the following:
- the LOC113332553 gene encoding protein NRT1/ PTR FAMILY 5.8-like, coding for MVRGGGRLPSIMLNKSCILIIVVAGVERFAFKGVASNLVTYLTEVMKMSNSTAAKTVNSWAGISFLLPLFGAFLADSYLDRYSTMFSSSIVYVAGLVAMTLTSLVWEWIAKSTDDHEKTSSSPWSSFPLFLSLFLIALGQGGYNPCLQAFGADQLQLRKNDNQLPTSNNNEDGDANDENISNERMKSMFFKWWYFGICSGSLLGVSLMSYLQEIFGWGLGFAIPCIAMAMSVTPFSCGTRFYTVIDQQPKSVRGSTANMIKSLVNSIKGAAQKLMHRDYVALPTNQSDAEAGELEPQQKPLCSQHSGDQQSDNMVNKPNGEVPVVDTVEETKSVVRLLPIWGMLLMFAIIFQQPATFFTKQGMTMKRNIGNHFMIPPATLQSAINVSIILLMPFYDKIVTPVYRIISGSDNGMSVMQRMGFGMFLSVIAMSIAAIVETKRLEISRREPTMNSVPLCIFWLLPQYILLGISDVFTVVGMQEFFYSEVPNKLKTMGMALHLSVFGVGSFLSAILISFIEFFTSDSNGKHSWFSDDMSEAQLNKYYWLLAFSSALSLFFFAIYSHKYYK